One window of Candidatus Nitrospira kreftii genomic DNA carries:
- a CDS encoding hypothetical protein (conserved membrane protein of unknown function), whose product MEFSSVRNTESEPRVQVLPRDQAREHLLAIADILAKVMDTTIRIPGTSWYIGLDPLLGLIPGIGDVLANLIGTVILGLATRLQLPRIVLARMSLNLLINGTVGAVPIIGDLFSVWFRSHSRNAALLRDAAMKPDRETHTDWFYVGGIISGTVALLLLMIAFIIWLIFKLWSVIQA is encoded by the coding sequence ATGGAATTCAGCTCAGTGCGAAATACGGAGTCGGAGCCTCGCGTTCAGGTCTTGCCGCGTGATCAGGCGCGTGAGCACCTGCTCGCGATTGCGGACATTCTTGCGAAGGTGATGGACACGACGATCAGGATTCCTGGGACGTCCTGGTACATCGGGTTGGATCCGCTGTTGGGACTCATTCCTGGGATTGGGGATGTTCTGGCCAATCTCATCGGTACGGTGATTCTTGGATTGGCGACGCGGTTGCAACTTCCCCGGATCGTGCTGGCCCGGATGAGTCTCAACCTATTGATCAACGGCACAGTGGGCGCAGTTCCAATTATCGGGGATCTCTTTTCGGTCTGGTTTCGGAGTCATTCGCGCAACGCCGCGCTGCTTCGCGACGCGGCGATGAAGCCGGATCGGGAAACCCACACCGATTGGTTCTACGTGGGCGGGATCATCAGTGGCACGGTCGCCCTCCTGCTGCTTATGATCGCCTTCATCATATGGTTGATCTTCAAGCTGTGGTCGGTGATTCAGGCATGA
- a CDS encoding hypothetical protein (conserved protein of unknown function) — translation MSDLSPRLACHLQSSSVQLLSIVIRCGLTNMNEQQLLERIVVNPQIFGGKPIIRGMRIAVEHVLGMLAAGDTPEMILKEYSFLEREDIQACLLFAHRVLSGEHVYDRMPLTKSA, via the coding sequence ATGAGCGACCTCTCGCCTCGACTTGCTTGTCATTTGCAGTCGAGCAGCGTACAGTTATTATCGATTGTGATCCGCTGTGGATTGACCAATATGAATGAACAACAGTTGCTAGAACGTATCGTGGTGAACCCTCAAATTTTTGGTGGCAAGCCGATCATTCGCGGGATGCGGATAGCTGTCGAGCATGTCCTTGGCATGTTGGCTGCTGGAGATACACCGGAGATGATTCTGAAGGAGTACTCTTTCTTGGAGCGAGAGGATATTCAGGCGTGCCTTCTGTTTGCTCATCGTGTGCTGAGCGGTGAGCATGTCTATGATCGGATGCCTCTGACTAAATCTGCATGA
- a CDS encoding hypothetical protein (conserved protein of unknown function), protein MKFLLDVCCSSHSLRRLLVECGHDVRLVSETDPRASDETVLAMAHEEGRVVITEDKDFGELIAVQRRPHSGIIRFLELSVSEQVTAMQEVLSHYRSELELRAVMVVTRGRIRVRPRT, encoded by the coding sequence ATGAAGTTTCTTCTCGATGTCTGCTGTTCTTCGCACTCGCTTCGGCGCCTATTGGTCGAATGTGGTCACGATGTGAGACTCGTGAGTGAAACCGACCCTCGTGCTTCGGACGAGACAGTGTTGGCCATGGCACACGAGGAAGGCCGCGTCGTCATCACGGAAGACAAAGATTTTGGCGAGTTGATTGCTGTCCAGCGCCGTCCTCACTCTGGTATCATTCGATTCCTTGAATTGTCAGTCTCAGAACAAGTCACAGCAATGCAAGAAGTCCTGAGTCACTATCGAAGTGAATTGGAGTTGAGAGCCGTGATGGTCGTGACCCGTGGTCGCATACGAGTTCGCCCTAGAACCTAG
- a CDS encoding DNA helicase, with protein MEREVKTYVLKRPTEEAGPRKLSIDYAAALNPQQLAAVTAGDGPSLVIAGAGSGKTRTLVYRVAYLIDSGVDPSNILLLTFTRKSSQEMLERAGDLIGVSSRRVCGGTFHSVANMLLRRHGRSIGIEPGFTILDRGDAEDLIALMRSQLGLNEKDKRFPRKGTIMEMISKSENTLRSLDEIILEEFSHFADHSEDLGRLQKAYQTAKRQKQLLDYDDLLVMLRQLLLLDETARANISRQYRYILVDEYQDTNRLQAEVIRQLATTYQNVMVVGDDSQSIYAFRGATFKNIMEFPLLFPGTTVYKLEENYRSTQPILNLANCIIEEAAEKYTKRLFTRKIDGPLPSLVEAAGENAQSRFIGQKILELREEGVPLSEVAVLFRSSFHSFDLEIELSRKGLPFIKRGGVKFIETAHVKDLLAHVRVVSNPLDTVSWHRVLLLVEGVGPKKAQDLLAAIVKADRPYDVLRGVSGRSGPGLKNLANTLESLAGSDDRQPEHQVSHIYEYYLPILKDQYDDYPKRTRDLDHLHTIAEGYQGIDEFLADLALEPPDGSTVNVEAGDRDDERMVLSTIHSAKGLEWQCVFVIWVVDGRFPSAYSFLTEDELEEERRLFYVAVTRAKRHLFLTYPINVYDKTSGMLLSKPSRFLDHVSSNLLDTLALVEEGGRDGWGMTPDPYY; from the coding sequence ATGGAACGAGAAGTTAAAACCTACGTACTGAAGCGACCTACTGAGGAAGCTGGTCCACGCAAGTTGTCGATCGACTACGCGGCGGCGCTGAATCCTCAGCAATTAGCCGCAGTGACAGCAGGTGATGGCCCGTCGCTGGTCATTGCCGGTGCGGGAAGCGGCAAGACTCGTACGCTGGTCTATCGTGTGGCCTATCTGATCGATTCGGGCGTGGATCCTTCGAATATTCTTCTGCTTACCTTCACGCGCAAATCCTCACAGGAAATGTTGGAGCGGGCTGGCGATTTGATCGGGGTGAGTAGTCGGCGGGTCTGCGGCGGGACGTTTCACTCGGTGGCCAATATGCTGCTGCGGCGGCATGGCCGATCGATCGGCATCGAACCTGGTTTCACAATTCTAGATCGCGGCGACGCGGAAGATTTGATCGCCTTGATGAGGTCACAGCTGGGGCTCAACGAAAAAGACAAACGCTTTCCCCGCAAGGGGACAATCATGGAAATGATCAGCAAGAGCGAGAACACGCTGCGCAGCCTTGATGAGATCATTCTGGAGGAGTTCAGCCATTTTGCGGATCATTCGGAGGATCTCGGCCGACTCCAGAAAGCCTATCAAACCGCCAAGCGTCAAAAACAGCTCTTGGATTACGACGATCTGTTGGTGATGCTGCGGCAGTTGCTCTTGTTAGATGAGACGGCTCGCGCGAACATCTCCCGACAGTATCGCTACATCCTTGTGGATGAGTACCAAGACACGAATCGGTTGCAGGCCGAGGTCATTCGACAACTGGCGACGACGTATCAGAATGTGATGGTGGTGGGCGACGACTCGCAGTCCATCTATGCATTCCGCGGCGCGACCTTCAAGAACATCATGGAATTCCCTCTGCTGTTCCCCGGCACGACGGTCTATAAGCTGGAAGAGAACTACCGCAGCACGCAGCCGATTTTGAATCTCGCGAACTGCATTATCGAAGAGGCGGCGGAGAAGTATACGAAGCGGCTCTTCACGAGAAAGATCGATGGCCCACTTCCGTCGCTCGTGGAGGCCGCCGGTGAGAATGCGCAGTCGCGATTCATTGGGCAGAAGATTCTTGAGCTTCGCGAGGAAGGGGTTCCGCTCAGTGAGGTGGCAGTCCTGTTTCGCTCGAGTTTTCATTCGTTCGATCTGGAAATCGAGCTCTCTCGAAAGGGGCTACCCTTTATTAAGCGTGGGGGGGTGAAGTTTATCGAGACCGCTCATGTCAAAGATTTGTTGGCGCATGTGCGTGTCGTCTCGAACCCGCTCGATACGGTCAGTTGGCATCGCGTGCTGCTGCTGGTGGAAGGTGTGGGGCCGAAGAAGGCGCAGGACTTGCTCGCCGCGATCGTGAAAGCAGACCGACCATATGATGTGCTGCGTGGGGTGAGCGGGCGCTCCGGGCCTGGCCTCAAGAACTTGGCGAATACCTTGGAGAGCCTGGCTGGATCGGATGATCGACAGCCTGAACATCAAGTAAGCCATATCTATGAGTATTACCTCCCAATTCTGAAGGACCAATACGACGACTACCCGAAGCGGACGAGAGATCTGGATCATCTCCATACGATTGCCGAGGGGTATCAGGGTATTGACGAATTTCTAGCCGATCTAGCGTTGGAACCGCCGGATGGCAGTACCGTGAATGTAGAGGCGGGTGACCGGGATGATGAACGAATGGTGCTCTCGACGATTCACTCCGCGAAGGGATTGGAGTGGCAGTGCGTGTTTGTGATCTGGGTCGTCGACGGCCGGTTTCCATCAGCCTATTCCTTCCTCACCGAGGACGAACTGGAGGAGGAACGGCGGCTCTTTTACGTGGCTGTCACTCGAGCCAAGCGTCATTTGTTTTTGACCTATCCCATCAACGTGTACGATAAGACCAGCGGGATGTTGCTCTCGAAGCCTTCAAGATTTCTGGACCACGTGTCTTCGAACCTGCTCGACACGCTTGCTCTCGTCGAGGAAGGTGGACGAGATGGATGGGGGATGACCCCAGATCCCTACTATTGA
- a CDS encoding hypothetical protein (conserved protein of unknown function), with product MWGQPAGAAETTQNDEHGAEQMWARVIDDAQRLQLPTKFLKALPPGFMHVEFDDLRTYAAEYHPADHRMVLDRSLSFNAAGRILKPLSKMTHKELEVFYHELFHAYLDYLTVIGAQSDEAGQRSDALLHFATRQQACRYGEVQITPILQRKDEVESRYLTQAESWEALNETWAVFIGWAIWSQLEVQHKTKQSMFQEPRLAAHWIRRFKTAFETGEFRGYYVPEDPDERRLARKRYLAHQSQLTLEEAVVLMRQVLGFQDAFIGRLMTSFGATRASPCSPAGGRTE from the coding sequence ATGTGGGGCCAGCCGGCAGGGGCCGCTGAGACAACTCAGAATGACGAGCATGGTGCGGAACAGATGTGGGCACGTGTCATCGACGATGCGCAACGCTTGCAGTTGCCCACAAAGTTTTTGAAGGCACTTCCGCCGGGCTTTATGCATGTTGAATTCGACGATCTGCGGACCTATGCCGCGGAGTATCATCCCGCCGACCATCGAATGGTGCTCGACCGCTCGTTATCATTCAACGCTGCGGGAAGGATACTGAAGCCGCTGAGCAAGATGACGCACAAAGAGCTGGAAGTGTTCTATCACGAGCTGTTTCATGCCTATCTCGATTACCTCACGGTCATTGGTGCGCAATCCGACGAGGCCGGTCAGCGGTCTGATGCGTTGCTGCATTTCGCCACGAGGCAGCAGGCCTGTCGATATGGAGAAGTGCAGATCACGCCGATCCTTCAGCGGAAGGATGAGGTAGAATCGCGCTATTTGACGCAGGCAGAGTCATGGGAAGCATTGAACGAAACATGGGCGGTCTTTATCGGTTGGGCGATTTGGAGTCAGCTTGAAGTGCAGCACAAGACCAAGCAATCGATGTTTCAAGAGCCGCGGCTCGCCGCTCACTGGATACGACGGTTCAAAACGGCTTTTGAGACAGGAGAGTTTCGCGGGTACTACGTTCCAGAGGATCCGGATGAACGTCGTCTCGCACGGAAAAGATACTTAGCGCACCAGTCGCAACTGACGTTGGAAGAGGCTGTGGTGTTAATGAGGCAAGTGCTTGGTTTTCAAGATGCTTTTATTGGGCGACTGATGACTTCGTTCGGGGCAACCAGGGCGTCACCCTGTTCCCCCGCAGGTGGGAGAACAGAATAA
- a CDS encoding protein chain elongation factor EF-Tu, possible GTP-binding factor (duplicate of tufA) translates to MAKAKYERKKPHVNIGTIGHVDHGKTTLTAALTKVCADKGMAKFISYDEVAKASESQGRRDATKIMTIAISHVEYETDNRHYAHVDCPGHADYVKNMITGAAQMDGAILVVSAADGPMPQTREHILLARQVGVPYIVVFLNKADKVDDKELLELVELEVRELLSKYGFPGDKTPIIQGSALQAMEGNQGPLGVPAIMKLLEAVDTYIPTPQRPIDKPFLMPIEDVFTISGRGTVVTGRCERGIVKVGDEIEIVGLRATQTTIVTGVEMFRKVLDEGQAGDNIGVLLRGTKKEDVERGMVLSKPKSITPHTKFKAEIYVLTKEEGGRHTPFFNGYRPQFYFRTTDVTGVVQLNPGVEMVMPGDNVSVTGELISPIAMDQGLRFAVREGGKTVGSGVVTEILA, encoded by the coding sequence ATGGCGAAGGCGAAATACGAGCGGAAGAAGCCGCACGTGAACATTGGGACGATCGGGCACGTGGACCACGGGAAGACGACGTTGACGGCGGCGTTGACGAAGGTGTGTGCCGACAAAGGGATGGCGAAATTCATCAGCTACGACGAAGTGGCTAAGGCCTCGGAGAGCCAGGGACGCCGGGACGCGACCAAGATCATGACCATCGCCATCAGCCACGTGGAGTATGAGACCGACAACCGGCACTATGCGCACGTGGATTGCCCTGGTCACGCGGATTACGTCAAGAACATGATCACGGGGGCCGCCCAGATGGACGGGGCGATTCTCGTCGTGAGCGCGGCGGACGGCCCGATGCCCCAGACTCGCGAGCATATCCTGTTGGCACGGCAGGTCGGCGTGCCCTACATCGTGGTGTTCCTGAACAAAGCCGACAAAGTCGACGACAAAGAGCTCTTGGAGCTCGTTGAATTGGAAGTGCGGGAGCTGCTGTCCAAGTATGGGTTTCCTGGGGATAAGACGCCGATCATTCAAGGCAGTGCATTGCAGGCCATGGAGGGGAACCAGGGGCCTTTGGGTGTGCCGGCCATCATGAAGTTGCTCGAGGCCGTCGATACCTATATCCCCACCCCGCAGCGGCCGATCGACAAGCCGTTTCTCATGCCGATCGAAGACGTCTTCACCATCAGTGGCCGCGGTACCGTCGTGACGGGGCGCTGCGAGCGTGGGATCGTGAAAGTGGGTGATGAGATCGAGATCGTCGGATTGCGGGCGACGCAGACCACCATCGTGACCGGGGTGGAGATGTTCCGGAAAGTGCTCGATGAAGGGCAGGCGGGGGACAACATCGGGGTGTTGTTGCGCGGGACGAAGAAAGAGGACGTGGAGCGGGGGATGGTGTTGTCGAAGCCGAAGAGCATCACGCCGCATACGAAGTTCAAAGCGGAGATCTATGTATTGACCAAGGAAGAAGGGGGGCGGCATACGCCGTTCTTCAATGGGTATCGGCCGCAATTCTATTTCCGGACGACGGATGTGACCGGGGTGGTGCAGTTGAATCCAGGGGTCGAGATGGTGATGCCGGGGGACAACGTGAGCGTGACGGGGGAGTTGATCAGTCCGATCGCGATGGATCAGGGGTTGCGGTTTGCCGTGCGGGAAGGTGGCAAGACGGTGGGCTCGGGGGTCGTAACGGAAATCCTGGCGTAA
- a CDS encoding 50S ribosomal protein L33 — protein sequence MREIIDMACTLCKQRNYSTMKNKKNDPDRLERNKFCKFCRKHAPHKEVK from the coding sequence ATGCGTGAAATTATCGACATGGCGTGTACGCTCTGCAAACAGCGGAATTACTCGACCATGAAAAACAAGAAGAACGATCCGGATCGGTTGGAGCGAAACAAGTTCTGCAAGTTCTGCCGAAAGCACGCGCCTCATAAGGAAGTGAAATAA
- a CDS encoding Protein translocase subunit SecE, with translation MFKRMTDSIRLFMTDVRAELKKVSFPSRGETVGSTAVVIVFCILMSVYLSVVDSFLSWLVGKLI, from the coding sequence ATGTTCAAACGCATGACGGATTCGATTCGATTGTTTATGACCGATGTACGGGCGGAGCTCAAAAAAGTTTCGTTTCCAAGCCGTGGGGAAACTGTCGGATCAACGGCCGTGGTCATTGTGTTTTGTATCTTGATGTCGGTGTATTTGTCCGTCGTCGACTCATTCCTTTCATGGTTGGTCGGCAAGCTCATTTGA
- a CDS encoding hypothetical protein (transcription termination factor), which produces MTKNWYVIHTYAGFEGRVKTSLMERANQMGLVEKVGQVLVPTEDVIEIKDGKRRTSRRKFFPGYVLIELESPLEDETLQMIKETPKVTGFVGGGTVPIPLTNEEVESLLKQVDAGQAEPREQIKFIKSDNVRIIDGPFLGFNGVVDEVDQDHSRLKVMVSIFGRSTPVELGFLQVERI; this is translated from the coding sequence ATGACAAAGAACTGGTACGTCATCCATACGTACGCGGGTTTTGAGGGGCGGGTGAAGACCAGCCTGATGGAACGGGCGAATCAAATGGGACTTGTGGAAAAGGTCGGACAAGTGCTCGTTCCAACAGAGGATGTGATTGAAATTAAAGACGGTAAGCGACGGACTTCACGGCGAAAGTTTTTCCCGGGTTACGTTCTCATCGAGTTGGAGTCGCCATTAGAGGATGAGACCTTGCAAATGATCAAGGAGACTCCGAAGGTGACAGGATTCGTAGGGGGAGGTACGGTCCCAATCCCGCTCACCAACGAGGAAGTGGAATCGTTGCTCAAGCAAGTTGATGCGGGTCAGGCTGAGCCTCGCGAGCAGATCAAATTCATCAAAAGTGACAACGTTCGCATCATCGATGGCCCCTTCCTTGGGTTTAACGGCGTGGTCGATGAAGTCGATCAAGACCACAGTCGGCTGAAGGTGATGGTGAGCATCTTTGGTCGGTCGACCCCGGTTGAATTAGGGTTTTTACAAGTTGAACGGATATAA
- a CDS encoding 50S ribosomal protein L11, translating into MAKEVSAQIKLQIPAGKANPAPPVGPSLGQHGVNIMEFCKQFNAKTQKEGDSIIPVVITVYKDRTFSFIMKTPPASDLLKKAAGIIKGSGVPQKDKVGKITRQQLNEIARKKMGDLNAADVEGAAKIIEGTARSMGVVIQG; encoded by the coding sequence ATGGCGAAAGAAGTTTCGGCGCAGATCAAGTTGCAAATTCCGGCCGGGAAGGCCAATCCAGCCCCTCCTGTCGGCCCTTCGTTGGGTCAGCACGGCGTCAACATTATGGAATTTTGTAAACAGTTTAATGCCAAGACTCAGAAGGAGGGGGATAGCATTATCCCTGTCGTCATCACGGTCTACAAAGATCGCACGTTTAGCTTCATCATGAAGACGCCCCCTGCGTCGGACCTCTTGAAGAAGGCCGCAGGCATTATTAAAGGTTCTGGCGTGCCACAAAAAGATAAGGTGGGAAAGATCACCAGACAGCAGTTGAACGAGATTGCGCGCAAGAAGATGGGCGATTTGAACGCGGCTGATGTTGAGGGCGCGGCCAAGATCATTGAGGGGACTGCTCGCAGTATGGGAGTCGTCATTCAAGGATAA
- a CDS encoding 50S ribosomal subunit protein L1, which produces MGKKMNAAIKNVEPRGYGLREAVETVKKSAFVKFDESVDLALRLGIDPKRSDQLVRGTASLPHGTGKKVRVLVFAKGEKEQEARQAGADYVGSDDLMEKIKGGWMDFDCAISTPDLMASVGKLGKVLGPRGLMPNPKTGTVTFEVGKAVADIRKGRVEFKVEKAGIVHVPVGKVSFEPTKLYDNASAIIESVIKAKPASCKGRYLKSATISSTMGPGVKLDTVALTKQWS; this is translated from the coding sequence ATGGGGAAAAAAATGAATGCGGCGATCAAGAATGTGGAGCCGCGCGGCTATGGATTGCGTGAAGCCGTCGAAACGGTGAAGAAGTCAGCCTTTGTCAAGTTTGATGAATCGGTCGATCTGGCGCTCAGGCTGGGAATCGATCCGAAGCGCTCGGATCAGTTGGTTCGAGGAACGGCCTCGCTTCCTCATGGGACGGGGAAAAAAGTCCGTGTCCTCGTCTTTGCAAAAGGTGAAAAAGAGCAAGAAGCGCGGCAAGCAGGAGCCGACTATGTGGGGTCGGATGACTTGATGGAGAAAATTAAGGGCGGATGGATGGATTTCGACTGCGCGATTTCTACGCCAGACTTGATGGCATCGGTTGGAAAGCTCGGTAAAGTGCTTGGGCCAAGGGGTCTGATGCCGAATCCGAAGACGGGTACCGTCACCTTCGAAGTTGGAAAAGCTGTCGCGGATATCCGGAAAGGCCGTGTTGAGTTCAAGGTTGAAAAAGCTGGTATCGTGCATGTGCCAGTCGGCAAAGTGTCCTTCGAGCCAACGAAGCTGTACGACAATGCGTCCGCGATCATTGAGTCCGTCATCAAGGCAAAACCAGCCTCGTGCAAAGGGCGGTATCTCAAGAGTGCCACGATTTCGAGTACGATGGGTCCGGGTGTGAAATTAGACACTGTCGCACTGACAAAGCAATGGAGCTAA
- a CDS encoding Fused 50S ribosomal proteins L10 and L7/L12 (Modular protein): MKKEAKVTAIAELAEKFGRARLAILTECVGLPVNQVTELRKQLRGVKAEYRIIKNTLAARAAEGTVLAGLKAHLKGPTGVVIGYDDPVLPTKILRDFIGTEKREEKIRMTVGVLEGKILQPDELTAVAKLPQKEVLVAMLLSAMQGPIRGVVYTLNAVLSKFVRVIAAIQDKRKGEGDMPATEGKLSQEELIKAIESMSVLDLAELVKGLETRFGVTAAAPVAIAAAPGGGGGAAAPAEEKTAFDVVLASAPADKKIQIIKVVRELTSLGLKEAKDLVEGAPKPVKTGVTKDEADAIKKKLEESGAKVEVK; this comes from the coding sequence ATGAAGAAGGAAGCGAAGGTTACGGCAATAGCGGAATTGGCTGAAAAGTTTGGTCGCGCGCGTCTGGCTATCTTGACGGAATGCGTCGGACTTCCAGTCAATCAAGTTACGGAGTTGCGCAAGCAACTCCGTGGAGTCAAGGCTGAATATCGAATCATTAAAAATACCCTTGCAGCTCGTGCCGCAGAGGGGACGGTATTGGCCGGGCTCAAGGCGCATCTGAAAGGTCCGACCGGTGTTGTCATTGGGTATGACGACCCTGTGTTGCCGACAAAGATTTTAAGAGATTTTATCGGAACAGAAAAGCGTGAAGAGAAGATTCGGATGACGGTCGGCGTGCTGGAGGGCAAGATTCTCCAGCCCGATGAACTGACGGCCGTTGCGAAACTGCCTCAAAAAGAAGTGCTTGTTGCCATGTTGCTTTCGGCCATGCAGGGGCCGATTCGTGGAGTCGTGTATACGTTGAACGCAGTCTTGTCGAAGTTTGTACGAGTCATTGCAGCCATTCAGGATAAACGGAAAGGAGAAGGGGACATGCCAGCTACAGAGGGAAAGTTGTCACAAGAGGAATTGATTAAGGCGATCGAAAGCATGAGCGTGCTGGATCTCGCCGAACTGGTGAAGGGTTTGGAGACTCGCTTTGGTGTGACGGCAGCAGCTCCGGTTGCGATTGCTGCGGCGCCGGGTGGAGGAGGTGGAGCTGCAGCCCCTGCCGAGGAAAAGACGGCGTTTGATGTCGTTCTCGCGTCCGCGCCAGCCGATAAGAAAATTCAAATCATTAAAGTCGTGAGAGAGCTGACGAGTCTAGGACTCAAGGAAGCAAAGGATCTTGTCGAGGGAGCGCCGAAGCCAGTCAAGACTGGCGTGACCAAGGACGAGGCCGACGCGATAAAGAAAAAGCTCGAAGAAAGCGGTGCAAAGGTCGAAGTCAAGTAG